A single Alkalibaculum bacchi DNA region contains:
- a CDS encoding NAD(+)/NADH kinase — protein sequence MKDIGIYLNTMKEDSYYYGNYIINQLYSMGVHTYTTQEINDKLKNKKAIIDEEFLFDKTQCIIVLGGDGTMLAAVRKSSHRHIPIIGINFGKIGFLTEVEEKDIDITLDRLIKKEYTIEKRMMLEVDLNNGSECCLALNDIVISRGSDSRLITMNTYINEQLVEAYRADGLIISTPTGSTAYSLAAGGPIVEPECNVMVLTPICPHSLHNNRSIILNGSKQIDVMVVGKGDEHSVATIDGQIFINLESNKRVTIRRSSSEAHLIKFNENNFFEVLRYKLSEKK from the coding sequence ATGAAGGACATAGGTATTTATTTAAATACAATGAAAGAAGATAGCTATTATTATGGTAATTATATTATAAATCAATTATATAGTATGGGCGTTCATACTTACACAACCCAAGAGATTAATGACAAATTAAAAAATAAGAAGGCAATAATAGATGAAGAGTTTCTCTTTGATAAGACCCAGTGCATTATCGTATTAGGCGGCGACGGTACTATGTTGGCAGCCGTTCGAAAAAGCTCACATAGACATATTCCCATTATAGGCATTAACTTTGGAAAAATTGGATTTTTAACAGAGGTAGAAGAAAAAGATATTGACATTACATTGGATCGTCTGATAAAAAAAGAATATACCATTGAAAAACGAATGATGTTAGAAGTAGATCTAAATAATGGAAGTGAGTGCTGTCTTGCTCTAAATGATATCGTTATAAGTCGAGGGTCTGATTCTAGGCTCATTACCATGAATACTTATATTAACGAACAACTAGTAGAAGCTTATAGAGCTGATGGTTTAATCATATCTACACCAACAGGCTCTACAGCCTACTCTTTAGCAGCAGGAGGACCTATAGTAGAACCAGAGTGCAATGTTATGGTCCTAACGCCTATATGCCCCCATTCTTTACACAATAACAGGAGCATTATACTCAATGGCTCAAAACAAATAGATGTAATGGTAGTGGGTAAAGGGGATGAACACAGTGTGGCTACAATAGATGGTCAGATTTTCATCAATTTAGAGAGTAATAAAAGGGTGACCATTCGAAGGTCTTCTTCAGAAGCACACTTAATAAAATTCAATGAAAACAACTTTTTTGAAGTATTGCGATATAAGCTTTCTGAGAAAAAATAG
- a CDS encoding Asp23/Gls24 family envelope stress response protein, protein MKMDAEKEIGKIDISEDVIASIASLATMEIDGVVEMVGGLTKDIAAKLSKKYPAKGVRITRDDSDISVDLFLVLKYGVQIQEIAFQVQEKVKHSIEVMTGFNVVQVNVNVEGVQLKSNE, encoded by the coding sequence ATGAAGATGGATGCAGAGAAAGAAATAGGCAAAATTGACATATCTGAAGATGTGATAGCTTCTATTGCTAGTTTGGCCACTATGGAAATAGATGGAGTGGTAGAAATGGTAGGAGGTTTGACTAAGGACATTGCAGCAAAGCTGAGCAAAAAGTATCCAGCAAAGGGCGTTAGGATCACTAGAGATGACAGTGATATTAGCGTAGATTTGTTCTTAGTTCTAAAGTATGGGGTGCAAATTCAAGAGATTGCCTTCCAGGTACAAGAAAAAGTTAAACACTCTATCGAAGTTATGACTGGTTTTAATGTAGTACAAGTAAACGTAAATGTAGAAGGTGTACAATTAAAATCAAATGAGTAA
- the spoIVB gene encoding SpoIVB peptidase, producing the protein MREKLSRKRISLFFICVTLVFGVLSLVVCSYFVPRELYLLKGKDSVIEYGLPVTVNITSENNEILQVNGNIATEYDVKLDEPVTVKSDEAGIVDLKLKIFGILPTSVQVKVLPDLKLYPGGQLVGVKLETEGVVIVGLQELEGADGGMYNPGDEAGLMLGDILYKVNNKNVNTAEEVIQQINNLDKETVKVEILRNKEKKSLEISPVKCKSDDQYRLGLWVRDNTAGIGTMTFFEGVTNKFGALGHPITDITTNITIPVKDGSIVSSKVLSILPGKSGTPGEIRGIFYNEDKTLGHLSKNTENGIFGKLTENLKNEQYSKPLEIALQNEVKVGPAKILTTLEDKVESFDVYIEEVNKQTQKDGKGMVVRVTDERLLKETGGIIQGMSGSPIIQDEKIVGAITHVFVNDPTKGYGIFIEWMLDEAGLVVVE; encoded by the coding sequence GTGAGAGAGAAATTAAGCCGAAAGAGAATAAGTCTTTTTTTTATTTGTGTTACCCTCGTATTTGGTGTTTTATCTCTTGTAGTATGTAGTTATTTTGTACCACGTGAGTTGTACTTATTAAAAGGCAAAGACAGTGTTATTGAATATGGCTTGCCGGTAACAGTGAACATAACCAGTGAAAATAACGAAATATTACAAGTAAATGGAAATATTGCTACAGAATACGATGTAAAATTAGATGAGCCTGTTACTGTTAAAAGCGACGAGGCAGGTATCGTCGATTTAAAATTAAAGATTTTTGGAATTTTACCAACAAGTGTACAAGTTAAAGTTTTACCAGATCTCAAATTATACCCAGGTGGACAATTAGTAGGAGTAAAGCTTGAAACAGAGGGTGTAGTAATCGTTGGGTTACAAGAGTTAGAAGGGGCAGATGGAGGAATGTATAATCCAGGTGACGAAGCAGGTTTAATGCTTGGAGACATACTGTATAAGGTTAATAACAAAAATGTCAATACTGCAGAAGAAGTAATCCAACAAATCAATAATTTAGATAAAGAAACAGTAAAAGTAGAGATTTTGAGAAATAAAGAAAAAAAGAGTCTCGAAATCTCACCCGTAAAATGTAAATCAGACGATCAATATCGACTTGGCTTATGGGTAAGAGATAATACGGCAGGGATCGGTACGATGACGTTTTTTGAAGGTGTAACCAATAAATTTGGCGCTTTAGGTCATCCTATAACGGATATAACGACAAATATTACTATACCAGTAAAAGATGGTTCGATAGTATCGTCTAAAGTTCTATCTATTTTACCAGGAAAATCTGGAACTCCTGGCGAGATTAGAGGGATTTTTTATAATGAAGATAAAACCCTAGGGCACTTATCGAAAAATACCGAAAACGGTATCTTTGGTAAACTGACAGAAAATCTTAAAAATGAACAGTATAGTAAGCCATTAGAGATAGCCCTTCAAAATGAAGTGAAAGTAGGACCAGCAAAGATATTAACAACTCTTGAAGATAAAGTAGAATCTTTTGATGTGTATATTGAAGAAGTGAATAAACAAACTCAAAAAGATGGCAAAGGTATGGTAGTTAGAGTAACAGATGAAAGGCTTCTCAAAGAAACCGGTGGAATTATACAAGGTATGAGTGGAAGTCCTATTATACAAGACGAAAAGATTGTAGGAGCAATAACTCATGTCTTCGTAAATGATCCTACAAAAGGATATGGAATCTTTATTGAATGGATGCTCGATGAAGCTGGATTAGTTGTTGTCGAATAA
- the pduL gene encoding phosphate propanoyltransferase produces the protein MKELVNVGVSNKHIHLSQEHLEILFGKGHKLTPMKDLSQPGQFACEEKVDVQGPKGTIKGIRILGPVRNETQIEVALGDTFALGVKAPIRNSGDIAGSAGAKIIGPKGEVEISEGIIVAARHIHMSLQDGEDFGVKDKDLVSVVTEGERSLQFNNVLVRVGADYALDMHLDMEEANAAGLKNGDQVKIVK, from the coding sequence ATGAAAGAACTAGTAAACGTAGGAGTATCAAACAAACATATTCATTTATCTCAAGAACATTTAGAAATACTATTTGGAAAAGGTCACAAGCTAACACCTATGAAGGATTTATCTCAACCAGGACAATTCGCTTGTGAAGAAAAAGTTGATGTTCAAGGACCTAAAGGCACAATTAAAGGCATTCGTATATTAGGACCTGTACGAAATGAAACTCAAATTGAAGTTGCATTAGGTGATACTTTTGCATTAGGAGTAAAAGCACCTATTCGAAACTCTGGTGATATTGCAGGTTCTGCAGGAGCTAAAATCATTGGACCAAAAGGTGAAGTAGAAATCAGCGAAGGTATAATCGTTGCTGCAAGACATATTCATATGAGCCTTCAAGATGGAGAAGACTTCGGCGTAAAAGATAAAGATCTTGTTAGCGTAGTTACAGAAGGCGAAAGAAGCCTACAATTTAACAATGTACTAGTAAGAGTAGGAGCAGACTATGCACTAGATATGCACCTAGACATGGAAGAAGCAAACGCAGCAGGCTTAAAAAATGGAGACCAAGTAAAGATAGTAAAATAA
- the recN gene encoding DNA repair protein RecN has product MLLELNVRNFALIEHLNIQFINGFNVITGETGVGKSIILDALTMCLGNRASKDIIRKGKDKMTSQALFFIENPRGDLLDFLHNLGIEDVNNIILTREVTKSGKSIARINGLLVNVNDLRTVGSLLVDIHSQREHQSLLDKGKHIKILDEYIGSEVKEKIDILKSKLSSYNNLMKKRERIIKEEMQMEREKDLLDFQSKELSDFQLKEGEDEILESEYKLLSNGEMIYNYSNQAHEMLYLNEESIYNQLSVIIDFVEKIQRIDPKIETDVQQLKDARLLIEDTSFSIREYKDQIHFDQFELENLNQKIIKMDQLKKKYGPEIRDILKYKEYLRERLNIIENREYILEKIEEDLKRAKEEYLKVAKEISSIRKKYAQIFEKKITAEIKELAMDKAIFKVQQRIDRDKFHTTGIDDIEFYIKSNVGEDFKPLIKTASGGELSRVILAVKSVINLTDPIDTLIFDEIDTGISGRSAQVVAQKMDGISKSTQVICISHLPQIASMADAHYNVKKESKGEYTYTIFSKLNFEQRCVELAKMTSGAEVTQKSIEHAKEMLSMNGKNK; this is encoded by the coding sequence ATGTTACTTGAGCTAAATGTTAGAAATTTTGCCCTTATTGAACATTTGAATATCCAGTTTATAAATGGATTTAATGTCATAACTGGTGAGACTGGAGTTGGAAAGTCGATTATCTTAGATGCACTTACTATGTGCCTTGGGAATAGAGCTAGTAAGGATATTATTCGAAAAGGAAAAGATAAGATGACTTCCCAAGCCCTTTTTTTTATAGAAAATCCTCGAGGAGATCTTTTGGATTTTCTTCACAATTTGGGAATAGAAGATGTGAATAATATCATACTAACTAGGGAAGTTACTAAGAGTGGTAAAAGCATAGCTAGGATTAATGGCTTATTAGTTAATGTAAATGACCTTCGCACAGTAGGATCTTTGTTAGTAGATATACATAGTCAAAGGGAGCATCAATCTCTTTTAGATAAAGGAAAACATATAAAAATACTAGATGAATACATTGGTAGTGAAGTAAAGGAAAAAATAGATATATTAAAGAGTAAGCTATCCTCTTATAACAATTTAATGAAAAAAAGAGAGCGCATTATCAAAGAAGAAATGCAAATGGAAAGAGAAAAAGATCTCTTGGATTTTCAGTCAAAAGAGCTTTCAGACTTTCAATTAAAAGAAGGAGAAGATGAGATTTTAGAAAGTGAGTATAAATTGTTGAGCAATGGGGAAATGATTTATAATTACAGCAATCAAGCTCATGAAATGCTGTATTTAAATGAAGAATCCATATACAATCAATTGTCTGTTATCATTGATTTCGTAGAAAAAATACAAAGGATAGACCCAAAGATAGAGACAGATGTGCAACAATTAAAGGATGCTCGACTCTTAATAGAAGATACCTCTTTTTCCATAAGAGAATATAAGGATCAAATTCATTTTGATCAATTTGAATTAGAAAATTTAAATCAAAAAATAATAAAAATGGATCAATTAAAGAAAAAATACGGACCTGAGATAAGAGATATTTTAAAATATAAAGAGTATTTAAGGGAAAGACTAAATATAATAGAAAATAGAGAATATATATTAGAAAAAATAGAAGAAGATTTGAAACGAGCAAAAGAAGAATACTTAAAGGTCGCTAAAGAAATTTCGTCCATACGAAAAAAATATGCTCAAATTTTTGAAAAAAAGATTACTGCGGAGATTAAAGAATTAGCTATGGACAAGGCAATATTTAAAGTTCAACAAAGAATAGATAGGGACAAGTTTCATACAACAGGAATTGACGATATTGAATTTTATATAAAAAGCAATGTTGGGGAAGACTTTAAACCTCTGATAAAAACTGCCTCAGGCGGAGAATTATCTCGAGTGATTTTAGCCGTTAAAAGCGTAATCAATCTAACAGATCCTATAGATACGTTGATTTTTGATGAAATCGATACGGGTATTAGTGGCAGAAGTGCTCAAGTAGTAGCTCAAAAAATGGATGGCATTTCTAAATCCACTCAAGTAATCTGTATTTCTCACTTGCCACAAATTGCTTCTATGGCAGATGCCCATTATAATGTAAAAAAAGAAAGTAAAGGAGAGTATACGTATACCATTTTTAGCAAATTAAATTTTGAACAACGCTGTGTAGAACTTGCCAAAATGACTAGTGGTGCGGAAGTGACTCAAAAAAGCATTGAACATGCAAAGGAAATGTTATCTATGAATGGTAAAAATAAATGA
- the spo0A gene encoding sporulation transcription factor Spo0A — MKLHTVVIADDNKDFNNLVGDYIDKEGTFEVVGKAYNGNELLEIAKNEKPDIIILDVIMPELDGLGVLEKINNGFLPYEPKIIMLSAVGQDKITKRAMALGADYYIVKPFELDSLVNRMRQLVDNTFEFDNEVRKEFVNEKGVKKNFQYEITTILHEIGVPAHIKGYMYLREAIQMVIDDLDFLTAVTKELYPSIAHKHNTTASRVERAIRHAIEVAWSRGRVETIDSIFGYTIDNHKGKPTNSEFIAMVADKLRLENYHFAQF, encoded by the coding sequence GTGAAACTACATACAGTAGTCATTGCAGATGACAATAAAGATTTTAATAATTTAGTGGGAGATTATATTGATAAAGAAGGCACCTTTGAAGTAGTTGGAAAAGCTTACAATGGAAATGAATTATTAGAGATAGCGAAAAATGAAAAGCCAGATATTATTATATTAGATGTAATTATGCCTGAATTAGATGGATTAGGTGTACTAGAAAAAATCAATAATGGATTTTTACCTTATGAACCCAAGATTATCATGCTATCCGCTGTAGGACAAGATAAGATTACAAAGAGAGCTATGGCCTTAGGAGCAGATTATTATATTGTAAAACCATTTGAATTAGATTCTTTAGTCAATCGAATGCGCCAATTAGTAGACAATACTTTTGAATTTGACAATGAGGTTCGAAAAGAATTTGTCAATGAAAAAGGGGTAAAGAAAAATTTTCAATATGAAATTACGACCATACTACATGAAATTGGGGTTCCTGCTCATATTAAAGGTTATATGTATTTAAGAGAAGCAATACAAATGGTCATCGATGATTTAGATTTTTTAACAGCAGTTACTAAGGAATTGTATCCATCTATCGCCCATAAACACAATACTACAGCAAGTAGAGTAGAAAGAGCCATTCGCCATGCAATTGAAGTGGCATGGTCAAGAGGTAGGGTAGAGACCATTGATAGTATATTTGGATATACGATCGATAATCACAAAGGGAAACCGACAAACAGTGAATTCATTGCTATGGTTGCAGATAAATTAAGATTAGAAAATTACCATTTTGCTCAATTTTAA
- a CDS encoding arginine repressor: protein MKISRQSKLLEIIENDPIETQEELARRLKESGFNVTQATISRDIKELKIIKVLNEEGKYHYAPFRDTNSEGNEVNERIVNVFREAVISIDYSGNMIVLKTLSGTAMGATAAIDAMALPDVVGCIAGDDTIFALARSEDKVANLVTRFRKMMR, encoded by the coding sequence TTGAAAATCAGTAGACAATCAAAGCTTCTTGAAATTATAGAAAATGACCCAATAGAAACCCAAGAGGAGTTAGCGCGTAGGTTGAAAGAAAGCGGTTTCAATGTAACACAAGCGACTATTTCTAGGGATATTAAAGAACTAAAAATTATTAAGGTACTTAACGAGGAAGGCAAATATCACTATGCTCCATTTAGAGATACGAACTCAGAAGGTAATGAAGTCAATGAACGAATTGTCAATGTCTTTAGAGAAGCGGTAATCAGCATAGATTATAGTGGGAATATGATTGTGCTCAAAACCTTATCAGGAACGGCTATGGGCGCAACAGCTGCTATAGACGCTATGGCGTTACCAGATGTAGTGGGCTGTATAGCTGGCGATGACACCATATTTGCTTTAGCCCGCAGCGAAGACAAAGTAGCTAATTTGGTCACAAGATTTCGAAAGATGATGCGATAA
- a CDS encoding TlyA family RNA methyltransferase produces MNERLDVYLYEQGYFDSREKAKRMIMAGNVMINGQRKDKPGERMKEINKVEIKEKEINYVSRGGLKLEKAIEVFQFDVKNKIGMDIGASTGGFTDCMLQNGAVKVYAIDVGYGQLDYRLRQDSRVISMERKNFRHMTFDEIGEEVDRVTMDVSFISITKLLDNVRLFLKELGEGIVLIKPQFEAGKEFVGKNGIVRDREVHKKVLLDIIEELQKKGFSILGLDFSPVKGTKGNIEYICHIRKENIETMEKIDYYELIERIVSSSHENLD; encoded by the coding sequence TTGAACGAAAGATTAGATGTGTATTTATATGAGCAAGGTTATTTTGATAGCAGGGAAAAGGCTAAGAGGATGATTATGGCGGGGAATGTCATGATTAATGGGCAGCGCAAAGATAAACCTGGTGAGCGAATGAAAGAGATCAATAAAGTAGAAATTAAAGAAAAAGAGATAAACTACGTAAGCCGTGGAGGATTGAAATTAGAAAAGGCTATTGAAGTCTTTCAATTTGATGTAAAAAACAAAATTGGAATGGATATTGGAGCTTCTACTGGTGGGTTTACGGATTGTATGCTTCAAAATGGGGCAGTAAAAGTCTACGCTATCGATGTAGGATATGGTCAATTAGACTATAGACTAAGGCAAGATTCAAGGGTAATTTCTATGGAAAGAAAGAACTTTAGACATATGACTTTTGACGAAATTGGAGAAGAAGTAGATCGAGTGACTATGGATGTATCTTTTATTTCTATTACAAAATTATTAGATAATGTACGTTTGTTTTTAAAAGAGTTAGGAGAAGGCATTGTATTAATTAAGCCACAATTTGAGGCCGGAAAAGAATTTGTAGGAAAAAATGGAATCGTAAGAGATAGAGAAGTTCATAAAAAAGTTCTCCTAGATATTATAGAAGAATTGCAAAAAAAAGGCTTTTCCATATTAGGTTTAGATTTTTCTCCTGTAAAAGGCACAAAGGGAAATATTGAATACATTTGTCACATAAGAAAAGAAAATATAGAAACGATGGAAAAGATAGACTACTATGAGCTAATTGAACGAATTGTATCCTCTTCACATGAAAATTTGGATTAG
- the xseB gene encoding exodeoxyribonuclease VII small subunit, which yields MKEKTFEENIKRIEEIIELLEENKQPLEMTTTLFEEAMNKIKNCENELDGAEKKINKVMVMEIKQDGSTDEEWRSIDD from the coding sequence ATGAAAGAAAAAACATTTGAAGAAAATATTAAGAGAATCGAAGAAATTATAGAACTGCTCGAAGAGAATAAACAGCCTCTAGAGATGACTACAACTTTATTTGAAGAAGCAATGAATAAAATTAAAAATTGTGAAAATGAGCTCGATGGAGCAGAAAAGAAAATAAATAAAGTTATGGTTATGGAGATAAAACAAGATGGAAGTACAGATGAGGAATGGAGAAGTATAGATGATTGA
- the xseA gene encoding exodeoxyribonuclease VII large subunit: protein MKMRSLTVSKLNSYIKSLFSNDGILSNVSVEGEISNYKEHSSGHLYFSLKDQESRIMCVMFKGNTTHLNFNPADGKSVIVKGYVSLYEKTGQYQLYVQDMEVKGEGDLYLQFEKLKRQLYEKGWFNQNVKMPIPTYPKRIAIVTSKTGAAIRDIISVITRRNPTVSLYVYSVLVQGENAKYDIARAIEKINETQAADVIILSRGGGSIEELWAFNELIVAQSIYRSEIPIISGVGHETDFTIADFVADLRAPTPSAAAELAVGSLVELKERLYTYKTTVYKQMLRKLEIEKNHLTQIKNHYTIKRPLDILYQYRQQLDLYENRLENILKKTIHERRVQLLNYKSHLNDLYSQNQNGFIENIRGEQVKSVKEVEMHEELILRLKDGHLKVKIEEINEGFYERKNI, encoded by the coding sequence ATGAAGATGAGAAGCCTAACCGTCAGTAAGTTAAACAGCTATATAAAGAGCTTGTTTAGCAATGATGGGATTTTAAGCAATGTTTCTGTAGAAGGGGAAATTTCTAATTACAAAGAGCACTCTTCAGGTCATTTGTATTTTTCATTAAAGGACCAAGAAAGCAGAATTATGTGCGTTATGTTTAAAGGAAATACTACCCACTTAAACTTTAATCCAGCTGATGGCAAAAGCGTAATTGTAAAAGGATATGTAAGTTTATACGAAAAAACAGGTCAATACCAGCTATACGTACAAGATATGGAGGTGAAAGGCGAGGGCGATCTTTATCTGCAATTTGAAAAATTAAAAAGACAGCTTTATGAAAAAGGTTGGTTTAATCAAAATGTAAAAATGCCTATTCCCACTTATCCTAAGAGAATAGCCATTGTAACCTCTAAGACTGGTGCAGCTATTCGAGATATCATATCTGTCATCACTAGGAGAAATCCTACAGTGTCTTTGTATGTGTATTCTGTTTTAGTACAAGGGGAAAACGCTAAATATGATATTGCAAGAGCCATAGAAAAAATTAATGAGACTCAGGCCGCCGATGTAATTATCCTAAGCCGCGGAGGAGGCTCTATTGAAGAGCTATGGGCTTTTAATGAATTGATTGTTGCACAGAGCATATATCGTTCAGAAATCCCAATTATTTCAGGAGTAGGCCATGAGACAGATTTTACTATTGCTGATTTTGTAGCAGATTTGCGCGCCCCTACACCTTCAGCTGCAGCAGAACTTGCAGTGGGATCTTTAGTAGAATTAAAGGAAAGACTCTATACCTACAAAACCACAGTATACAAGCAAATGCTACGAAAATTGGAAATAGAAAAAAACCATTTAACTCAGATAAAAAATCATTACACTATAAAAAGGCCTTTAGACATATTGTATCAGTATAGGCAACAGTTGGATTTATATGAAAACCGATTAGAAAACATTTTAAAGAAGACCATTCACGAAAGAAGAGTTCAACTATTAAATTATAAATCTCATCTCAATGACCTTTATAGTCAAAACCAAAATGGTTTTATAGAAAATATAAGGGGAGAGCAAGTTAAAAGTGTAAAAGAAGTAGAGATGCATGAAGAACTTATCCTTCGCCTTAAAGATGGTCATTTAAAAGTAAAAATCGAAGAAATTAACGAGGGATTTTATGAAAGAAAAAACATTTGA
- a CDS encoding polyprenyl synthetase family protein: MIDDYLNSRTTEINHNLRNYMTLLPDYIPERLKEAMEYSLFAGGKRLRPIFLLEFAKAFGENIERCIPLACAIEMIHTYSLVHDDLPAMDNDDYRRGKLTNHKVYGEDMAILAGDALLNYAFEIMINAGLSLSGQEQIHYLKAVNEITKAAGPSGMIAGQVADIANCNEDGRKETLDFINTYKTGSLLKASILAGPIAQGASQETIDELSQYSEKIGQAFQIVDDILDVIGDQQKIGKKIHSDEKNNKKTYVDLYGIEKSKEIVDGLIQEAFTHLRKCNVDNQNIVDLTNFVCKREY; the protein is encoded by the coding sequence ATGATTGATGATTATTTAAACTCAAGGACTACAGAGATAAATCATAATTTAAGAAATTATATGACTCTTTTGCCTGATTATATCCCAGAACGATTAAAAGAAGCCATGGAATACAGCTTGTTTGCAGGTGGAAAACGTTTAAGACCTATATTTTTATTAGAATTTGCGAAAGCCTTTGGTGAGAATATAGAAAGGTGTATTCCCCTTGCCTGTGCAATTGAAATGATTCATACTTACTCATTAGTTCACGACGATTTGCCTGCTATGGATAATGACGACTATAGAAGAGGAAAACTCACAAATCATAAGGTGTATGGAGAAGATATGGCCATTTTAGCAGGAGATGCCCTACTCAATTATGCTTTTGAAATCATGATAAATGCTGGCTTAAGTTTAAGTGGACAAGAGCAAATACATTACTTAAAGGCAGTAAATGAAATTACAAAAGCTGCAGGCCCTTCAGGAATGATTGCGGGGCAAGTAGCCGATATTGCCAATTGCAATGAAGATGGAAGGAAAGAAACTCTAGATTTTATCAATACTTACAAAACAGGTTCGCTTTTAAAAGCTAGTATTTTAGCAGGACCTATAGCTCAGGGAGCATCTCAAGAGACAATAGATGAGCTGTCTCAGTACAGTGAAAAAATCGGACAGGCTTTTCAAATCGTGGACGATATATTAGATGTCATCGGAGATCAACAAAAAATAGGAAAAAAGATTCACAGCGACGAAAAAAACAACAAAAAGACCTATGTAGATCTTTATGGCATTGAAAAATCCAAAGAAATTGTAGACGGATTAATACAAGAGGCTTTTACTCACTTGAGAAAGTGTAATGTAGACAATCAGAATATTGTGGATTTGACGAATTTTGTATGTAAGAGAGAGTATTAA
- the nusB gene encoding transcription antitermination factor NusB, which produces MSRSYAREVVLKAIFQRDFQPDQTEGMYLDYMNQYDLKENDAKYAKEMISGIINNIEAIDKIINSYLVNWEVNRLNKIESAILRLATLELIEQKDIPAPVSISEAIQLTTKYSDMESVKYINAVLEKIAKNEGKDKLTVNKDEDEKPNRQ; this is translated from the coding sequence ATGAGTAGAAGTTATGCAAGAGAAGTAGTATTAAAGGCCATTTTTCAAAGAGATTTCCAACCGGATCAAACGGAAGGAATGTATTTGGACTACATGAATCAATACGATTTAAAAGAAAATGATGCAAAATACGCAAAGGAAATGATTAGCGGCATTATAAACAATATAGAGGCTATTGATAAGATTATTAATTCCTATCTGGTAAACTGGGAAGTAAACAGATTAAATAAGATTGAATCAGCTATACTTCGTTTGGCTACACTAGAGCTTATAGAGCAAAAAGATATCCCGGCGCCTGTATCCATTAGTGAAGCCATTCAGCTTACGACGAAATACAGCGATATGGAATCGGTAAAATACATTAATGCAGTATTAGAAAAAATCGCAAAAAATGAAGGAAAAGATAAGTTGACGGTGAATAAAGATGAAGATGAGAAGCCTAACCGTCAGTAA
- the lgt gene encoding prolipoprotein diacylglyceryl transferase — MPDPIAFEIFGYSIRWYGVLISLAMLLGVSIALRRGKKKNIIGDDLLDVLIVAIPCAILGARIWYVLFSLDYYLKVPSEIIAIWHGGLGIHGGIIGGILSGYIVCKHKKIDFLTALDVVAPAFPLGQAIGRWGNYFNQEAYGRETSLPWAITVNDPVKGLIQVHPTFFYESIWNLLVLGLLLIYERKYKKSEGELIALYAIAYSIGRFFIEGLRTDSLYFMGLRTAQLVSIGAIIIGALLLARLRKGTKKM, encoded by the coding sequence ATGCCAGATCCTATAGCTTTTGAAATTTTTGGATATTCTATTCGTTGGTATGGTGTTTTAATATCTTTGGCCATGCTCTTAGGAGTATCTATAGCTCTAAGGCGTGGAAAAAAGAAAAACATAATTGGAGATGATTTGCTCGATGTCCTTATTGTGGCGATTCCTTGTGCAATTCTTGGTGCTAGAATATGGTATGTGCTTTTTAGTTTAGACTATTATTTAAAAGTGCCTAGTGAAATCATAGCCATATGGCACGGTGGTTTGGGTATACATGGTGGTATAATAGGTGGCATTTTAAGTGGATATATTGTGTGTAAACACAAGAAAATAGACTTTCTTACGGCATTAGATGTAGTAGCGCCGGCTTTTCCATTAGGGCAAGCTATCGGTAGGTGGGGCAATTATTTTAATCAAGAAGCATATGGGAGAGAGACTTCCCTTCCATGGGCTATTACGGTAAATGACCCCGTAAAAGGGCTTATACAGGTTCATCCTACTTTCTTTTATGAATCCATATGGAATTTGCTCGTCTTAGGATTACTCTTAATCTATGAGAGAAAATATAAAAAATCTGAAGGAGAGCTTATAGCTCTATATGCCATTGCCTATTCGATAGGAAGGTTCTTTATTGAGGGACTTCGCACAGATAGCTTGTATTTTATGGGACTGCGTACAGCACAGTTAGTGAGTATTGGGGCAATCATTATTGGAGCCTTGCTTCTAGCCAGATTAAGAAAAGGTACTAAGAAGATGTAA